CACACGCGCGTCATCGACGCCAGCGGCCACTGGGTGACGCCCGGCTTCATCGACTTCCACACGCACTACGACGCGGAGGTGGAGCTGGCCCCGTCCCTCTCCGAGTCCGTCCGCCACGGCGTCACCACCGTGGTGATGGGAAGCTGCTCACTCAGCCTCGCGCTGGGCACGCCGGAAGACCTGGCCGACATGTTCTGCCGCGTGGAGGCCATCCCCTACCCCACCGTCCGCGCGCTGCTGGAAGAGCGCAAGCAATGGAACTCGCTGGGCGGGTACCTGGAACACCTGGACGCGCTGCCGCTGGGCCCCCACGTGGCGTCCTTCGTCGGGCACTCGGCGCTGCGCGCGCACGTCATGGGTCTGCACCGCAGCCTGGAGCACGGCGTCCGGCCCTCCGAGGACGAGCTGCGCCGCATGGAAACCCTGGTGCACGAGGGGCTGGACCTGGGCTACCTGGGCCTGTCGGTGATGACGCTCAAGTGGGACAAGATGGGCGGCTCGCGCGACATCCGCAGCCGGCCCCTGCCCTCCACCTACGCCCGCTGGAGCGAGTACCGCCGCCTCACCCGGCTGCTGCGCGAGCGCGGCCGCGTCTTCCAGGGCGTGCCCAACATCAGCACCAAGGTGAACGTGCTGCTGTTCCTCCTGGAGAGCATGGGCCTGGGGCGCCGGGCGCTCAAGACGACGGTCATCTCCATGATGGACCCGCGCGCCAGCCGCGGCATCCACCGGACCATCGGCTTCCTGTCCCGGCTGGCCAACCGGCTGCTGGGCGCGGACTTCCGCTGGCAGGCGTTGCCCGAGGTGTTCGACCTGTGGGCGGACGGCATCGACCTGGTCGTCTTCGAGGAGTTCGGCGCGGGCGCCGCCGCCCTGCACCTCCAGGACGCCGCGTCCCGCGCGGACCTGCTGACGAACCCGGAGTACCGCGCCCGCTTCCGGCGCCAGTGGACCAACCGCTTCCTGCCGCGCGCCTTCCACCGCGACTTCAACGAGTCCCGCATCCTCAAGTGCCCGGACGCGAGCGTGGTGGGGAAGTCCTTCGCGCAGGTGGCAAAAGAGCAGGGCCGGCACGCGGTGGACGTCTTCCTGGACCTGGCGGCCACGCACGGCGACGCGCTGCGCTGGTACACGGTGATGGCCAATGACCGGCGCGAGGAGCTGGAGCGCATCTGCCGGCACCCGGACATCCTGGTGGGCTTCTCCGACGCGGGCGCGCACCTGCGCAACATGGCCCACTACAACTTCCCGCTGCGGCTGCTGCGCCTCGTGCGCGAGGCGGAGAAGCGCGGCGAGCCCTTCATGCCGGTGGAGCGCGCCGTGCACCGGCTCACCGGGGAGATTGGCGAGTGGTTCGGAATGGATGCGGGGGTGCTCGCCGAGGGCCGCCGCGCGGACCTGGTCGTCATCAACCCCGAGGGCCTGGACGCGAAGCTGGACGAGGTGGCCGAGGCGCCGATGGAGAACTTCGGAGGCTTCGTGCGGCTGGTGCGGCGCAACGATGCCGCGGTGAAGGCCGTGCTCATCTCCGGCCGCGAGGCGGTGCAGGACGGCGCGGTGTCCCCCGCCCTGGGTCGCGAGCGCGGCTTCGGAAAGGTGCTGCGCGCGCGGGCCTGACCCCAGCCTGTCAAGTGTCCCGCAGGACATGTGTTTTCACGGGCGGTTTGTTCTCGAAGCTCGGATTGCCTCAAGATGTAGGCAGCGGAGGTCCAGCGCATGGGCGGGGAGCTGGGAGCACCACGAGCCTCTGGAGCACCCCGACGGCGAGGCCCGGTGCTCCTGCGCGTCTGGTACCCCCTCCCACTGCTCGCGCTCGCCGCGTTCGTCCTGTCCGGTGCGGCCCCCAAGCCGGAGCGCGCGGCAGCGCGCATCTGGCTCACCGGCGCCCCCACCCGCCCCCTGGAAGCGCGGCTCAGCGTGGTCCAGGCAGACAGCCACCGGCCCTATGTGCCGCCGCGCGGCCCCGAGGGCACGCCCGTGCCACTGCGCGAGCTGGCGCGCCTGGAAGCGCTCGGAGACAGGCCCGGCATCGCCGCGTCCTATCTCGTCCATGGTGACCCACAGCAGGCCCTGGCCCACCTGAACCACGCGCCCGCCACACCGGGGCGCGAGAGTGACCGCGCCGCCGCCGCCTTCCTCCTCAAGCGCCATGACGAGGCGCTGTCCCTGCTCGACAGCGCGCTGGATGCGCAGCCCCGCCACCCGCAGGCGCTGTGGAACCGCGCGCTGGTGCTGCGCGAGCTGGGACTGACGCTGCTCGCCGCGGCCGCCTTCGAGGAGGTGGCGGCCCTGGGCGAGCCCGGCTGGAGCACCGAAGCCCAGGAGCACGCCCGCGCCCTGAGGGAGCGCGAGCGGGAGCGCTCCGACCTGTGGCGTAGCACGCAGACGGCCATCATCGCGCTCGCCACGGACACGGCCGCGCCCGTCCCGCTGGAGGCGGCCCGACGCCTCCCCGGCACCGTGCGCGCGCACTTCTACGACGCGGTCCGCTCCGCCATGACGGCCGCGCGGGTCCGGGACCTGCTCCCGCTGGCGGAGGTGCTGGACCGGGCCTTCGGCGGCTCGGCGCTGACGGACTACACCCGGCGCGTGGCGGCGCGCGACTTCACCCGCCGCTCGCCGCTGGCCGGCGAGTATGCGCGGCTGGTGCGGCGCACCCACGCGGACCCGGCCGCCTTCATCCAGCGGCTGCGCGGCTCGGGCGAGGAGGACCTGCTGCTCGGAGCGCTGCTGCTCAGCCCCACGGTGCCCCGCGAGCTCACGGAAGTGGAGACTCTCGCCAGTCACTGGAATGACCCGTGGGTGGGGGTGCTGGTCCAGGAGGAGCTGTCGCGCCTGGAGTACCTCGCGGGCCAGCCCTGGCAGGCCGGGCAGCGCCTGCGGAGTGCGCTGCGCAAGTGCCGCGAGCAGGAGCTGGGCCTGCGGTGCCTGGACCTGCAGCGCAGGATGAGCCACGCGGCCACCTCCGCCAACCGACTGGCGGAGGCGGAGGAGCTGGCCCGCGCCAGCTGGCGCGAGGCGCGGCACCTGGGCGAGTGGGGACAGGAGGGCTTCGCCATCCGCGAGCTTGGACAGGCCGCGCGCTACCAGTTCCGCGTGGCGCCCGCGCGGGCCTACCTGGACGAGTTCCTCCAGCGGAGCCCCGGCGACTGCGATGCGCGCAACTACGTGCACCGCAACCTGGCCTCGCTGGCGATGATGCGGCTGCGCCCCGAGGAGGCCCGGCTCGCGCTGGACGAGGCCCAGGAGTGCAACCCGTCCGTGGGGCTGGTGGGCGCGTGGATTCTCGCCGACCTCGGCCGGATGGATCCGCGCCCGTCGGACGAGGAGGTGGTGCGTCGGGAGCTGGCGCAGGTCAACCCCACCCGGGACGCTCCCGGGCGCAGGGTGCTGGCCACGCTCATCGCCGCCCGCTTCGCGGTGGAGCGCAACCACGACGAGGGCAAGGTGCTGCTGCGGCGGACCATCGCCGAGGCCGAGCCGATGCTGGCCACCGACGCGGACGCGAGAGATGCCCGGGCCGTGGCGTACCAGACGCTGGCCGTCAGCGCCGGCAAGGCGGGTGCCTTCGCGGAGGTCCCCGCGGTGGTGGCGGAGCAGCTTGGAGTAACGGCGCCGGAGCGGTGCGTGCTGGCCGCCGCGATGGAGGCCGAGCGCACGGTGGTGGTGGCGCGCGGCCCGTCGGGCGAGGTCCGGGGGCACCATGACGCCTCCCGCCGGGAGCCGCTGGGTGACGACCTGTCCGGCGTGGTGCCTCGCGAGCTGGTGGCGCTGCTGCGACGCTGCTCCCAGGTGGACGTGCTCGCGGCACCGCCGCTGGACAGCCGCGCCGGGCTGCTTCCGCCGGACCTGGCGTGGCGCTACCGCGTGGGGCCCGCGACGGCCCGCGTGCCCACGACGAGCCTTCCGACGCAGCACCTGGTGGTGGCCAACGTGGAGACGCCGATGTCGCTGCGCCTCGCGCGCCTGCCCTCGTGGGAGTCCGCGCGCGAGCAGCCCGGGCAGTGGGTGGAGCTGGAGGGCCCCCAGGCGACGCCCTCGCGCGTGCTGGAGGCCATGACGCGAGCCACCGACATCGAGGTCCACGCGCACGGCATGGTGGACCGCAGCCTGTCGGACGCCACGGTGATTGCCCTGGCTCCGGAGCATGACGGCCGCTACGCCCTCACGGCGGAGGCCATCCGCAAGGTGCGACTGGAGGGTGCGCCGATGGTGCTGCTCGGCGCGTGCAGCGCGGCGCGGCTGCCGCCCCTGCTCCACCAGACGTCCTCGCTGCCCCAGGCCTTCGTGGACTCCGGGGCGAGAGCGGTGTTCGCCGCGACGGTGGACATCCCCAACACGGCGGGCCGCTTCTTCCAGGCCGTGCGGGAGCGAATCCACGCGGGCGCCGGCCCGGCCCAGGCCCTGCGAGAGGAGCGCCAGCGCTGGCTGCGCGAGGAGCGCTCCGCGCAATGGGTGACGCGGGTCCTGTTGTACGAGTAGGACGCCCTTCCCGCCCGACGCCTCCGCCTGGCGGGGTCGCGCCGTGAGGGGCGTCATGCAGAGGGGGAGGTGGAATGCGCATAGAGGAACCGCTGGCTGTCCACAGCCTGCACTTCGACCGGGGAGACCGTGCCAGCGGCGCGATTCCGCTGTGGGACCCCATCACCGACACACGCCTGGGAGAGCTGCCCGAGTGGATTCGCGGCCGACGCGAGGAGCCCGTCGCCTACGTCCGCGGCGCCCGGCCCTCCGTGCACGTCACACTGCTGGCGAACCACTTCGTGCCCCGTACGTTCGACCTGAGCGCCTTCGGCCCCGGGCTCGGCGAGGGCGGCACCGTCCGGTGGGTGGGGCCCCATCCGGTGGCGCTGGAGCGGACGGCCGGGTGGACGACGCTGCCGGAGCCGGTGCCCTTCAACCGGCCGCTCCCCCACCGCATCGGCACGCACGCGCTGGAGCTCCAGTGGTACGCGGAGTGGACGGACGCGCACGGCGCCGCGCGCAGGCTGTTCCTGGGAGACACCCGGCACGAGGTGTTCACCACGGGCGCGCCCATGGAGCACGGGCTGCCCGGGGCGCCGCCCACGGGGGCCTATGCGCCGCTGCTGCGCTGGTCTTCGCGGTGGTGCGCGGGACTGGAGGGGCGGAAGGCGCTGTGCGACGCCCTCCTCCGGGGCCTGCCGGAGACGCGGATGACGTACGGGCTGCCCGCGTGGTCCGTGCGGCACATGCTGGTGGCCGGCGGCGGCATGTGTGGCGGCTGGTACCAGCTGTTCCAGCAGCTGGCCAACTGCCAGGGCGTCACCGTGGAGGGCCGCACGCTGCACCTCGTGCCCCTGCATGACCCGCGCACGGACGAGGTGCGCTGGGAGGCGCTGGTGGCCGTGGCGCCTGGGCTCAACCAGGTGGAGCCGTGCAGGCAGACGCGGTTCCAGGGCTGGTTCAACGACTGCGCGCGCTACCCCTTCGCTCCGGACACGCCAGTGGAGCTGCTCGGCCGGCAGGACTCGCGGTACTGCTTCTTCGCGGGCTGGGACGACGGGCACTCGGTGTGCTTCCTGGAGGACGGCGGCCGGCTCTATCTCTACGACCCGAGCTTCCGCACCGAGGCCGTTGCGCTGGACATGCCACTGCCGTCACCGGATGGACAACCGGTGACACTGGGACCGGAGTCGTCCTTCCGGAAGGACTTTCTCCACCAGGCGATGCCGTATGTCATGGGCACGCTGCGCGCGAATGGGAGACTGTGGGAGGTGGACGTGATGCGGGGCGCGTTCGGCCTCACCGTGAAGACCGAGCAGGTGCCGGAGCTCGGCATCCTGTGGACACGCTAGGAGGCGCCATGCCGTCGACACGCGAACAGCTCAGACAACTGGTGGCGGAGCGCACGGCTCCGCCCCAGGGCTTTGACTGGGACGCGCTGATGGAGGCGCTGGGTCAGCTCGAAGACGCGGCCCGGGGGCGCACGGCGAGGAAGGCGGCGCCGCTGGAGGCCGAGGACATCGACGCGCTGGTGGACCTGGTGGACCGTCGCGGGCGCGTGCCGCTGCGAGGCTCCGTGCCCGCGCCCCACTGCATGCCGCCCGAAGAGCTGCTCCAGTACCGGGCCCTCAGGATATTGGACGCGGCGGGGCGGGTGGACTGCGTGCGGGACTCGCTGGAGGCCGTGGGCAGTGAGGCGGGCTCTCCTGCCCTGCGCGAGCTGGTGCGCCAGTTGGTGGCTGCCCCTGTGAAGGACCCGGGCCGCCCGGCCTGAGACAGGAGCGAGCGCGTCCTTCAGCCGCCCTTGCGCCAGGGCGGAGGGGTCGGCTCGGGAGGTGCCGGGTCCTGCTCCCAGGTCGCATTCGGCGCGGAGACGGCGAAGGACGCGAAGGCCACGGAGACGCTCGCCTCCAGCACCCGGTAGCCGTACCACCAGCCCACGGGGAGCAGGGCCAGCTCTCCCGGCCCCAGCTCCACCTCCAGGCGTGTGGCCGCCGCCCGCTCTCCGGGCTCACCCGTCATGCGGCGCAGCTCGAAGGCGGGGACGAGCTGGAGCCGCCGCCGCCCATGCACCTGACAGAGCAGCGCGTTCTCCCGCACGGGCTGGTCTTCCGACTGGAAACCCTCCACCTCCAGCGACAGCACCGGCCCGCCTTGGCGCGCCTCGGCCAGCACGAAGTCCGCGGGTGGCCGCAGTGACTCCAGCAGCGGGCGCAGGTCCGGGTGCGCCCCCAGCGACACCGCGCGGGCGCCGCGTCCGGCCGCGTCCCTCATCCCCAGCGCGTCGAGCAACGGGGAGAGCCGCTCCGGCAACCAGCCCGCCGCCTCCGCCACCACGGTGCCCCGCAGCACCACGGGCCTGTTCTGGAAGTAGAAGCGGTCGAAGAACTCCTCCCGGGACAGGGACTCGCGGCGCTCCACCCGTGTATGGCCTTCCGCCTGCCGGTAGAGGTCCCCATAGAGGTCCAGCAGCCCTTCGAGCTTCCGGTGCAGCCCGAGCGCCTTCCGGGTCCCCTCGAAGCACGGGTCCTCCAGCTCGGCCTGCACGGCCGCGCGCGCCAGCCCCGCGTCCACGCCCGCACCTTCGAGCACCTCGACGAGGTCCGGTGCGTCCGCGCCTCGCAGCAGGTTGTCCACCACCCAGCGCCGCCACTCGGGCGTGAGCCGCGCACCGCCGTCGCCTTCCTTCATCGCGCCACCTTCTCCGGCTGGGGGCCGAGCCAGTAGTCCCGCCACTCCGTGTTCCGCGAGGCCCGGTCGAAGCTCACGAACGTCACCGACAAGCTCACGTCCAGCGCCCGCACCGCGTGCCACCAGCCCACCGGGATGAGCAGCGCATCCCCCGGTCCCACCTCGCACGTGTGCACCGTGGCGCGAGCGAAGTCCGGGAAGCGCGTCACGTCCGGCGCGCGGATGTCCACCGCGCTGTAGAGGCCCCGGTCATTGTAGAGCCAGGGTGTCTCCCACGAGGGCACCAGCCAGAAGCGCTTGCGCCCCAGCACCTGGCAGAACAGGACGTTGAGGTGGTCGTGGTGCAGGTTGGACAGCGTGCC
The genomic region above belongs to Pyxidicoccus trucidator and contains:
- a CDS encoding N-acyl-D-amino-acid deacylase family protein; the encoded protein is MDLIVENGLVFDGLGAPPRRRHVGIREGIVAAISEAPLPRAPHTRVIDASGHWVTPGFIDFHTHYDAEVELAPSLSESVRHGVTTVVMGSCSLSLALGTPEDLADMFCRVEAIPYPTVRALLEERKQWNSLGGYLEHLDALPLGPHVASFVGHSALRAHVMGLHRSLEHGVRPSEDELRRMETLVHEGLDLGYLGLSVMTLKWDKMGGSRDIRSRPLPSTYARWSEYRRLTRLLRERGRVFQGVPNISTKVNVLLFLLESMGLGRRALKTTVISMMDPRASRGIHRTIGFLSRLANRLLGADFRWQALPEVFDLWADGIDLVVFEEFGAGAAALHLQDAASRADLLTNPEYRARFRRQWTNRFLPRAFHRDFNESRILKCPDASVVGKSFAQVAKEQGRHAVDVFLDLAATHGDALRWYTVMANDRREELERICRHPDILVGFSDAGAHLRNMAHYNFPLRLLRLVREAEKRGEPFMPVERAVHRLTGEIGEWFGMDAGVLAEGRRADLVVINPEGLDAKLDEVAEAPMENFGGFVRLVRRNDAAVKAVLISGREAVQDGAVSPALGRERGFGKVLRARA
- a CDS encoding CHAT domain-containing protein, translating into MLLRVWYPLPLLALAAFVLSGAAPKPERAAARIWLTGAPTRPLEARLSVVQADSHRPYVPPRGPEGTPVPLRELARLEALGDRPGIAASYLVHGDPQQALAHLNHAPATPGRESDRAAAAFLLKRHDEALSLLDSALDAQPRHPQALWNRALVLRELGLTLLAAAAFEEVAALGEPGWSTEAQEHARALRERERERSDLWRSTQTAIIALATDTAAPVPLEAARRLPGTVRAHFYDAVRSAMTAARVRDLLPLAEVLDRAFGGSALTDYTRRVAARDFTRRSPLAGEYARLVRRTHADPAAFIQRLRGSGEEDLLLGALLLSPTVPRELTEVETLASHWNDPWVGVLVQEELSRLEYLAGQPWQAGQRLRSALRKCREQELGLRCLDLQRRMSHAATSANRLAEAEELARASWREARHLGEWGQEGFAIRELGQAARYQFRVAPARAYLDEFLQRSPGDCDARNYVHRNLASLAMMRLRPEEARLALDEAQECNPSVGLVGAWILADLGRMDPRPSDEEVVRRELAQVNPTRDAPGRRVLATLIAARFAVERNHDEGKVLLRRTIAEAEPMLATDADARDARAVAYQTLAVSAGKAGAFAEVPAVVAEQLGVTAPERCVLAAAMEAERTVVVARGPSGEVRGHHDASRREPLGDDLSGVVPRELVALLRRCSQVDVLAAPPLDSRAGLLPPDLAWRYRVGPATARVPTTSLPTQHLVVANVETPMSLRLARLPSWESAREQPGQWVELEGPQATPSRVLEAMTRATDIEVHAHGMVDRSLSDATVIALAPEHDGRYALTAEAIRKVRLEGAPMVLLGACSAARLPPLLHQTSSLPQAFVDSGARAVFAATVDIPNTAGRFFQAVRERIHAGAGPAQALREERQRWLREERSAQWVTRVLLYE